The following are from one region of the Treponema denticola genome:
- a CDS encoding TDE2712 family protein, with protein sequence MKNIKIDFDVLEMMIFFWESVASKDKMGDDYFMSIAEKPQMEVVYNDDFSKDSVRRVMSAISNREKLNNRTLSESRFWNNNMWILEDLQTMHNMMAPIKTLNLAELTEKYKASTKFDEIELIFIPAHAEEFYIKGNKIYINFFKLIPNYEDPKDIKIAGLPLKEYVIKKIEGLLH encoded by the coding sequence ATGAAAAATATAAAGATTGATTTTGACGTTTTGGAAATGATGATTTTCTTTTGGGAAAGCGTAGCCTCAAAGGATAAGATGGGAGACGATTACTTTATGAGTATAGCAGAAAAGCCTCAGATGGAAGTCGTTTACAATGACGACTTTTCGAAAGATTCCGTCCGCAGGGTTATGTCTGCAATTTCCAATAGGGAAAAACTGAACAACCGCACCTTGAGCGAAAGCCGCTTTTGGAATAACAATATGTGGATTTTGGAAGACTTACAGACTATGCACAATATGATGGCTCCGATTAAAACCTTAAACCTTGCAGAGCTTACGGAAAAATACAAGGCCTCGACAAAATTCGATGAGATCGAGCTCATCTTCATTCCTGCCCATGCAGAAGAATTTTATATTAAAGGAAATAAAATTTATATTAACTTTTTCAAACTTATTCCGAATTATGAAGACCCGAAAGACATTAAGATTGCGGGTCTCCCCTTAAAAGAATATGTAATTAAAAAGATCGAGGGTTTGTTGCACTAA
- a CDS encoding MATE family efflux transporter: protein MKLKFLGQTTAQRRELILTASPLKTLIILSLPALMMAMLQAMMPFTDGLFINRLTDHVTASAVSFSQPIISIVLALGQGLSVGATAIIGQLNGRGDIDESRKTATQIFVFAFLLGLVSIPLLFIIGTIISYTLKSEIAPLVFRYISLYCLVMPLSFMESIYNGIKNANGKPEAPFFRMIIMLIIKIIGNFIFLYLLRMKIDGCVLASLLANLVVAAWMFYDLFLKKSPDKLSLKNFKFSSPTLKELLHVGFPAMLNYAFVFLGFFLINNEMEPYGAVILNGQSIASNISTICFNIPGCFSAAVTTMVSMNIGSGNPKKAKRACLLGCITSAISGAVLIAIIVPSSAYLVSMFKPEIPEIGDIAVAALHIYTYSVIGFGVCMTVQGAFIGLGKTKIPLMLGILRIWLLRYIFILATERYLSYYSIYWGNLFSNITAGLVAIILILNTKWVSGIKK, encoded by the coding sequence ATGAAGCTTAAATTTTTAGGACAAACCACAGCACAAAGGCGCGAGCTTATTTTAACCGCTTCACCTCTCAAAACCCTAATCATTCTTTCTTTACCGGCTCTAATGATGGCTATGCTGCAGGCTATGATGCCCTTTACGGATGGTCTTTTTATAAACAGGCTTACGGACCATGTAACAGCCAGTGCAGTAAGTTTTTCTCAACCCATTATATCCATTGTCTTAGCACTTGGACAGGGCTTAAGCGTTGGAGCTACGGCAATTATCGGGCAGCTTAACGGACGAGGTGATATTGATGAGAGTAGAAAAACGGCAACACAAATTTTCGTATTTGCTTTTTTGTTGGGATTGGTTTCAATTCCTCTCCTGTTTATAATAGGAACAATAATAAGCTATACACTCAAAAGCGAAATAGCCCCCTTGGTTTTTAGGTATATTTCTCTTTATTGCTTGGTAATGCCTCTCAGCTTCATGGAATCCATATACAACGGTATAAAAAATGCAAACGGCAAACCTGAAGCTCCTTTTTTTAGGATGATTATAATGCTTATAATCAAAATAATCGGAAACTTTATATTTTTATATCTTTTGAGAATGAAAATAGACGGCTGCGTACTAGCTTCTCTTTTAGCCAACCTCGTAGTAGCAGCGTGGATGTTCTATGATCTCTTTTTAAAAAAGAGCCCCGATAAACTTAGTTTAAAAAATTTTAAGTTTTCTTCTCCGACTCTCAAAGAGCTCTTGCATGTAGGTTTCCCTGCAATGCTTAATTATGCCTTTGTTTTTCTCGGCTTTTTTCTTATAAATAACGAAATGGAACCATACGGAGCCGTTATTTTAAACGGACAAAGTATCGCAAGCAATATTTCGACAATTTGTTTTAATATCCCCGGATGTTTTAGTGCTGCCGTTACAACTATGGTCAGCATGAACATAGGTTCCGGAAATCCTAAAAAAGCAAAAAGAGCCTGTCTTTTAGGCTGTATTACAAGTGCTATAAGCGGAGCGGTGCTGATTGCCATTATCGTGCCTTCTTCCGCCTATCTCGTATCGATGTTTAAGCCGGAAATACCCGAAATCGGCGACATTGCCGTTGCAGCCCTGCATATTTATACCTACTCGGTCATAGGTTTCGGCGTCTGTATGACAGTTCAAGGAGCCTTTATAGGTCTCGGCAAAACAAAGATTCCTCTTATGCTTGGAATTTTGCGAATTTGGCTTTTACGTTATATTTTCATTCTTGCAACCGAAAGATATCTCTCCTACTATTCGATATATTGGGGAAACCTTTTTTCAAACATCACTGCCGGCCTTGTTGCAATTATCTTGATATTGAACACAAAGTGGGTTTCGGGAATTAAAAAATAG